A single region of the Leisingera thetidis genome encodes:
- a CDS encoding extracellular solute-binding protein, translating into MNTARAAARVRAKDRVNPLQAAAALALALILALAAATLARAQETIVKAHGFAEFGTLKYPQGFARFDYVNPDAPKGGELAISAVGTFDSMNPFTRKGRAGALSSDQFESLLVESYDEPGAYYGLIAESLEYPESQDWVVFNLRPEARFSDGTPVTADDVVFSHNILLDQGLKSYAEAVRKRIPKAEALGPHRVKFHFSPDFPRRSMITQVGGTPVFSKAWFEADPDNRRLDEPRLGPGIGSGPYVLESVDVNQRIAYRRNPDYWGAELNVNVGRHNYDRIRVEYFGDAIAAMEGFKAGVYTLRAENNSKSWATAYDFAAVDNGQVIKAEIPDGNVPAASGFVMNLLKPAFQDIRVREALQLGFNFEWTNESLQYGLFRHRSSFWQDSPLAAQGLPEGREKEVLAALGDQIDPSLLTSEPVMAHSSKADRPGDRKNLRRSMKLLDEAGWMVGGDGLRRNAKGEVLKLEFLVDSPIIGRIVQPYITNLRSMGVDAVLNRVDYAQYTSRRREKEFDMISHAYPMSLEPSTGLYQYFGSEAHEYSVFNPAGLADPAVDTLIGNIVNAKTQEELRANARALDRVLRAKRFVVPTWYLDVNWIAYWDMYGRPENLPPYNSGFLDLWWADAERAAALKAAGALR; encoded by the coding sequence ATGAACACCGCCCGAGCTGCAGCGCGCGTGCGCGCAAAGGACAGAGTGAACCCGCTGCAGGCCGCGGCCGCATTGGCCCTGGCGCTGATCCTGGCACTGGCGGCGGCCACGCTGGCACGGGCGCAAGAGACCATCGTCAAGGCGCATGGCTTTGCCGAGTTCGGCACGCTGAAATACCCGCAGGGCTTCGCCCGTTTCGACTATGTGAACCCGGACGCCCCCAAGGGCGGCGAGCTGGCAATCTCGGCTGTGGGCACCTTTGACAGCATGAATCCCTTTACCCGCAAGGGCCGGGCCGGGGCGCTGTCCTCGGACCAGTTCGAAAGCCTGCTGGTCGAGTCCTATGACGAGCCTGGCGCCTACTACGGCCTGATCGCCGAAAGCCTGGAATACCCCGAAAGCCAGGACTGGGTGGTGTTCAACCTGCGCCCCGAGGCGCGGTTTTCCGATGGCACCCCGGTTACCGCCGATGACGTGGTGTTTTCCCACAACATCCTGCTGGACCAGGGGCTGAAATCCTATGCCGAGGCGGTGCGCAAACGGATCCCCAAGGCCGAGGCGCTGGGTCCGCACCGGGTGAAGTTCCATTTCAGCCCGGATTTCCCGCGCCGGTCGATGATCACCCAGGTCGGCGGCACGCCGGTGTTCTCCAAAGCCTGGTTCGAGGCGGATCCGGACAACCGCCGCCTGGATGAGCCGCGGCTGGGTCCGGGCATCGGCTCCGGGCCTTACGTGCTGGAAAGCGTCGATGTGAACCAGCGCATCGCCTACCGCCGCAATCCGGACTATTGGGGGGCGGAGCTGAACGTGAACGTGGGGCGCCACAATTATGACCGCATCCGGGTGGAGTATTTCGGCGATGCCATTGCCGCGATGGAGGGGTTCAAGGCGGGGGTCTACACCCTGCGGGCAGAGAACAACTCAAAGAGCTGGGCAACCGCCTATGATTTTGCCGCGGTGGACAACGGCCAGGTGATCAAAGCGGAAATCCCCGACGGCAACGTGCCGGCCGCCAGCGGCTTTGTGATGAACCTGCTGAAACCCGCCTTCCAGGACATCCGCGTCCGCGAGGCGCTGCAGCTGGGGTTCAATTTCGAGTGGACCAACGAAAGCCTGCAATACGGGCTGTTCCGGCACCGGTCATCGTTCTGGCAGGACTCGCCGCTGGCGGCCCAGGGCCTGCCGGAGGGCCGCGAAAAGGAAGTGCTCGCGGCGCTGGGCGATCAGATCGATCCGTCGCTGCTGACGTCGGAACCGGTGATGGCGCACAGCTCCAAGGCGGACCGCCCCGGCGACCGCAAGAACCTGCGCCGGTCGATGAAGCTGCTGGATGAGGCGGGCTGGATGGTCGGCGGGGACGGGCTGCGCCGGAATGCTAAGGGCGAGGTGCTGAAGCTGGAGTTCCTGGTCGACAGCCCGATCATCGGCCGCATCGTGCAGCCCTATATCACCAACCTGCGCAGCATGGGGGTGGATGCGGTGCTGAATCGGGTGGATTACGCGCAGTACACCAGCCGCCGCCGCGAGAAGGAGTTCGACATGATCTCCCACGCCTATCCGATGTCGCTGGAGCCTTCGACCGGCCTGTACCAGTATTTCGGCTCCGAGGCGCACGAGTATTCGGTGTTCAACCCGGCCGGGCTGGCCGACCCCGCAGTCGACACGCTGATCGGCAATATCGTCAACGCCAAGACCCAGGAGGAGCTGCGCGCCAATGCCCGCGCCCTGGACCGGGTGCTGCGGGCCAAGCGGTTCGTGGTGCCGACCTGGTATCTGGATGTGAACTGGATTGCCTATTGGGACATGTACGGCCGGCCGGAAAACCTGCCGCCCTACAATTCCGGCTTCCTGGACCTTTGGTGGGCCGATGCTGAGCGCGCGGCGGCACTGAAAGCCGCCGGCGCGCTGCGGTAA
- a CDS encoding putative hemolysin translates to MPKTVKLAALALAGAAALSACAQQEEEVVYTSPEEAYCVQTGGSYVLRSGKAGTIGVCILPDGQERDALAYYRENNPA, encoded by the coding sequence ATGCCGAAGACAGTGAAACTAGCCGCCCTCGCCCTTGCGGGCGCCGCCGCCCTCAGCGCCTGCGCCCAGCAGGAAGAGGAAGTGGTCTACACCAGCCCGGAAGAGGCCTATTGCGTGCAGACCGGCGGCAGCTACGTGCTGCGCAGCGGCAAGGCCGGGACCATCGGCGTCTGCATCCTGCCCGACGGCCAGGAGCGCGATGCGCTGGCCTACTACCGGGAAAACAACCCGGCCTGA
- a CDS encoding c-type cytochrome, with protein sequence MFDTMTLTKATAGVCGAFLVLLLGKWGAEALYHMDSHGEASYVIEVAAAEDAGSDEPEVSFEELMASADAAKGAKVFKKCSACHKLEDGANATGPYLYGVVGRDIAAAPGFGYSGALTGLDGDWTPEALDAFLAKPSAYASGTTMSFSGLKKQADRVNLIAYLDSLDG encoded by the coding sequence ATGTTTGACACGATGACCCTCACCAAAGCGACCGCAGGCGTCTGCGGCGCGTTCCTGGTTCTCCTTCTGGGCAAATGGGGCGCAGAAGCACTGTATCACATGGACAGCCACGGTGAGGCGTCCTATGTGATCGAAGTTGCCGCCGCCGAGGACGCCGGCAGCGACGAGCCGGAAGTCAGCTTCGAAGAGCTGATGGCCTCCGCCGATGCCGCCAAGGGCGCCAAGGTTTTCAAGAAATGCTCCGCCTGCCACAAGCTGGAAGATGGCGCCAATGCCACCGGCCCGTATCTGTACGGCGTTGTCGGCCGCGACATCGCAGCGGCACCCGGGTTCGGCTATTCCGGCGCTCTGACCGGCCTGGACGGCGACTGGACCCCGGAAGCGCTGGACGCGTTCCTGGCCAAGCCGTCGGCCTATGCGTCGGGCACCACCATGTCGTTCTCCGGCCTGAAAAAGCAGGCGGACCGGGTGAACCTCATTGCCTATCTGGACAGCCTCGACGGCTGA
- a CDS encoding prephenate dehydratase, with product MTRKIAIQGELGSYSHEACRIARPGMEVLPCRTFEDILEAVRSGGAEQAMLPVENSTYGRVADSHRLLPHSGLHIIDEAFVRVHINVLGVPGAKLEDIREAHSHLVLLPQCATFLREHGIRGRVSPDNARAARDVAEAGDKHSAALASELAAEIYGLEVLARHIEDNGDNTTRFLIMAQEPDFTRRGAHNMITSFVFQVRNIPAALYKAMGGFATNGINMTKLESYMVDGSFTATQFYADIEGHPEDANVQLAMDELNYFTTNVEILGVYPADNGRF from the coding sequence ATGACCCGCAAGATCGCCATTCAGGGGGAGCTGGGCTCCTACAGCCACGAGGCCTGCCGCATCGCGCGTCCCGGCATGGAGGTGCTGCCCTGCCGCACCTTCGAGGACATTCTGGAAGCCGTGCGCTCGGGCGGGGCAGAGCAGGCAATGCTGCCGGTCGAAAATTCCACCTATGGCAGGGTGGCAGACAGCCACCGCCTGCTGCCCCACAGCGGGCTGCACATCATCGACGAAGCCTTTGTGCGGGTGCACATCAATGTGCTGGGGGTGCCGGGGGCCAAACTGGAAGACATCCGCGAGGCGCATTCGCATCTGGTGCTGCTGCCGCAATGCGCTACCTTCCTGCGCGAGCACGGCATTCGCGGCCGCGTCAGCCCCGACAATGCCCGCGCCGCCCGCGATGTGGCAGAGGCCGGCGACAAACACTCCGCGGCGCTGGCGAGCGAGCTGGCGGCGGAGATCTACGGGCTCGAAGTGCTGGCCCGGCATATCGAGGACAATGGCGACAACACCACCCGCTTCCTGATCATGGCGCAGGAACCGGACTTTACCCGCCGCGGCGCCCATAACATGATCACCAGCTTTGTGTTCCAGGTGCGCAACATCCCGGCGGCGCTCTACAAGGCCATGGGCGGCTTTGCCACCAATGGCATCAACATGACCAAGCTGGAAAGCTACATGGTCGACGGCTCCTTCACCGCCACCCAGTTCTATGCCGATATCGAAGGCCACCCGGAGGACGCCAACGTGCAGCTGGCGATGGATGAGCTGAACTACTTCACCACCAATGTGGAAATCCTCGGCGTCTACCCGGCAGACAACGGCCGGTTCTGA
- a CDS encoding 5'-nucleotidase C-terminal domain-containing protein: protein MVTGAGAPDAPATGLLQILATTDLHCNLLSHDYYADQPDPAIGLSRVASLIASARAEAARQGAASILVDNGDSFQGSPLGDIIPGAAGPHPLARAFQVLEYDAAGLGNHDFDFGLAALAGVVRDMPCPVLCSNLTAVHPGLELPFLPSAVLERQIPGRPDLPPVRIGVLSVLPPQTLVWCGQQLQAQLAAGGIVGTAAAQARRLRAEGCDLVLALAHTGAGSTPGADCSENALVPLAALAEIDAVVGGHTHLTLPDPALDFAKPVVMPGAHGSHLGVISLELEYREAGWRPAGGGAGLRPVAQKRPAGAVPLAEEEPGFLRALAADHARTLERMRQPAGRSPVAMHSYFTFFAPDRSLALVGSAQAAAVRPLLRDCGAESLPLLAAAAPCKFGGRSGPKSYTDIAAGDLCARNIADLQVFPNELRVIIVTGGQLRDWLEMSAGLFNRIPPGSCGQLLVDPQRAGHNFDVIFGVSYQIDVTQPPRFSAAGERINPDARRISALCWNGRPVAPDQRFAVAANSYRVSGGGSFRMLRDAEELPLPRPPMRIRGAVRDYISGRLPADPLAQLPYPWQLAPVPAATAVAVTGPGAEAYLEELPAGQAAVRGLNGSGFLELDLQL, encoded by the coding sequence ATGGTGACCGGGGCGGGAGCCCCTGATGCCCCGGCCACCGGGCTGCTGCAGATTCTGGCGACCACCGACCTGCACTGCAATCTGCTGAGCCATGATTACTATGCCGACCAGCCGGATCCGGCCATCGGCCTGTCGCGTGTGGCCAGCCTGATCGCCAGCGCACGGGCGGAAGCGGCCCGGCAGGGCGCGGCCAGTATCCTGGTGGACAATGGCGACAGCTTTCAGGGCTCGCCGCTGGGGGACATCATTCCCGGGGCCGCGGGGCCGCATCCGCTGGCGCGCGCTTTTCAGGTTCTGGAATATGATGCCGCCGGCCTTGGCAACCACGACTTCGATTTCGGGCTTGCAGCGCTGGCGGGGGTCGTCAGGGACATGCCTTGTCCGGTGCTGTGCTCCAACCTGACAGCGGTGCATCCGGGGCTTGAGCTGCCGTTCCTGCCGTCGGCAGTGCTGGAGCGGCAGATCCCGGGCCGGCCGGATTTGCCGCCGGTGCGGATCGGGGTGCTGTCGGTGCTGCCGCCGCAGACGCTGGTCTGGTGCGGCCAGCAGCTGCAGGCGCAGCTGGCGGCCGGCGGCATCGTCGGCACCGCAGCCGCCCAGGCGCGCCGGCTGCGGGCGGAGGGCTGCGATCTGGTGCTGGCGCTGGCCCATACCGGTGCGGGCAGCACGCCTGGCGCAGACTGCAGCGAAAACGCTCTGGTGCCGCTGGCGGCTCTCGCGGAAATCGACGCCGTGGTGGGCGGCCATACCCATCTGACGCTGCCGGACCCGGCGCTGGACTTTGCCAAGCCGGTGGTGATGCCGGGCGCGCATGGCTCGCATCTCGGGGTGATCAGCCTGGAGCTGGAGTATCGCGAGGCAGGCTGGCGGCCCGCGGGCGGCGGCGCCGGCCTGCGGCCGGTGGCGCAGAAAAGGCCCGCCGGGGCCGTGCCGCTGGCGGAAGAAGAGCCCGGCTTCCTGCGCGCGCTGGCGGCGGACCATGCCCGCACCCTGGAGCGGATGCGCCAGCCCGCCGGCCGCAGCCCGGTGGCGATGCATTCCTATTTCACCTTCTTTGCCCCGGACCGCAGCCTGGCACTGGTCGGCAGCGCCCAGGCCGCGGCGGTGCGGCCGCTGCTGCGGGACTGCGGGGCGGAAAGCCTGCCGCTGCTTGCCGCCGCGGCGCCTTGCAAATTCGGCGGCCGGTCGGGCCCGAAGTCCTACACCGATATTGCCGCCGGGGATCTTTGCGCCCGCAATATCGCCGATCTGCAGGTCTTTCCGAATGAGCTGCGGGTGATCATTGTCACCGGCGGCCAGCTGCGGGACTGGCTGGAAATGTCGGCAGGCCTGTTCAACCGGATCCCGCCGGGCAGCTGCGGGCAGCTGCTGGTCGATCCGCAGCGGGCGGGACATAATTTCGATGTGATCTTCGGAGTGAGCTACCAGATCGACGTGACCCAGCCGCCGCGGTTTTCAGCAGCGGGGGAGCGGATCAACCCTGATGCCCGGCGGATTTCGGCATTGTGCTGGAACGGCCGGCCGGTGGCGCCGGACCAGAGATTCGCGGTGGCCGCAAACAGCTACCGGGTCAGCGGCGGCGGCAGCTTCCGGATGCTGCGGGATGCCGAAGAGCTGCCGCTGCCGCGGCCGCCGATGCGGATCCGCGGAGCGGTGCGCGATTACATTTCCGGGCGCCTGCCTGCCGATCCGCTGGCACAGCTCCCCTATCCCTGGCAGCTGGCGCCGGTGCCGGCCGCCACCGCGGTTGCGGTCACGGGGCCTGGGGCGGAAGCCTATCTGGAGGAGCTGCCGGCCGGGCAGGCGGCAGTGCGCGGGTTGAACGGCAGCGGGTTTCTGGAACTGGACCTGCAGCTTTAG
- the nudC gene encoding NAD(+) diphosphatase — MKRAEQVTFGGGGLERAAHLRNDAAALDAAWNSPQAQVLLVWRGKPLTRRGAETDPPCGLAWTDPVHPLAAGRRDAALFLGLDPDGAPCFACDLSDWQPEDLDRDALNSFADASEQRHPGLPEAHVFAELRRVMARLTPLEAELAATAKALLSWHRSHRFCACCGAPSDMAQAGWQRLCPSCKAPHFPRTDPVVIMLITHGDSVLMGRSPGWPEGMYSLLAGFVEPGETLEAAVRRETFEETGVRVGAVSYLSSQPWAFPMSLMFGCAGIALSREISIDPNEIEDALWVSREEMMTVFGGGHPVMKPSREGAIAHFLLKNWLADTLD; from the coding sequence ATGAAACGCGCAGAACAGGTGACTTTCGGCGGCGGCGGACTGGAGCGCGCCGCGCATCTGCGCAATGATGCGGCGGCCCTGGACGCGGCCTGGAACAGCCCGCAGGCCCAAGTGCTGCTTGTCTGGCGCGGCAAGCCGCTGACCAGACGCGGGGCGGAGACGGATCCCCCCTGCGGCCTGGCATGGACGGACCCGGTGCATCCGCTGGCCGCGGGCCGCAGGGACGCCGCGCTGTTCCTCGGGCTGGACCCGGACGGCGCCCCCTGCTTTGCCTGCGACCTCAGTGACTGGCAGCCGGAAGACCTGGACCGGGATGCTCTCAACAGCTTTGCCGATGCCAGCGAACAGCGGCACCCCGGCCTGCCGGAAGCCCATGTCTTTGCCGAGCTGCGCCGGGTGATGGCCCGCCTCACTCCGCTGGAAGCGGAACTGGCGGCCACCGCCAAGGCGCTGCTGTCCTGGCACCGCAGCCACCGGTTCTGCGCCTGCTGCGGCGCGCCCAGCGACATGGCCCAGGCGGGCTGGCAGCGGCTGTGCCCGTCCTGCAAGGCGCCGCATTTCCCGCGCACCGACCCGGTTGTCATCATGCTGATTACGCACGGCGATTCGGTGCTGATGGGCCGCTCTCCCGGCTGGCCCGAGGGCATGTACTCGCTGCTGGCGGGCTTCGTCGAGCCGGGCGAGACGCTGGAGGCCGCCGTGCGCCGCGAGACCTTTGAGGAAACCGGCGTCCGGGTCGGCGCCGTCAGCTACCTGTCGAGCCAGCCCTGGGCCTTTCCGATGTCGCTGATGTTCGGCTGCGCAGGCATTGCTCTCAGCCGGGAAATCAGCATCGATCCGAATGAAATCGAAGACGCGCTGTGGGTCAGCCGGGAGGAGATGATGACCGTCTTCGGAGGCGGCCACCCGGTGATGAAACCCTCGCGCGAGGGGGCAATTGCCCATTTTCTGCTCAAGAACTGGCTTGCGGACACGCTGGACTAG
- a CDS encoding SRPBCC family protein, whose protein sequence is MEFLSKEDIEAPIAGVFGAISDFELLERSALRRGIELQRIGDPASPEKGLAWDLAFSFRGKQRDIRLALASYTPVTGMILTGGGSGIDGRMEVELLALSPQRTRMSVQLTLSPTTLTGRLLVQSLKLARSNLTRRFKLRLAEYAKITEERLNRTA, encoded by the coding sequence ATGGAATTTCTAAGCAAAGAAGATATCGAAGCCCCGATTGCCGGTGTGTTCGGCGCGATCAGCGATTTCGAGCTGCTGGAGCGCTCCGCCTTGCGGCGCGGCATCGAGCTGCAGCGCATCGGCGATCCTGCCAGTCCGGAAAAAGGCCTGGCGTGGGACCTGGCCTTCAGCTTCCGCGGCAAGCAGCGCGACATCCGGCTGGCGCTGGCATCTTACACGCCGGTCACCGGAATGATCCTGACCGGCGGCGGCAGCGGCATCGACGGCCGGATGGAGGTTGAATTGCTGGCGCTGTCGCCGCAACGGACCCGCATGTCGGTGCAGCTGACACTGTCGCCCACGACCCTGACCGGCCGCCTGCTGGTGCAATCGCTGAAACTGGCGCGCAGCAACCTTACCCGCCGGTTCAAGCTGCGGCTGGCGGAATATGCCAAGATCACCGAGGAACGGCTGAACCGCACCGCCTGA
- a CDS encoding alpha/beta hydrolase family protein, with the protein MLDRHAEHTAGIREQELRFASGDGELAGRLYQPAGTAKAAVVLNGATGVPQRFYRHFARWLAAERQIACLTYDYRDFGDSAQGHPRRSKVTMAEWALVDQPAARAEMRRHCAGVPLWVIGHSLGAMLMPLQDGLEDVARMIVVAGGLVHHHDHPWPYRALALAFWFGHVPLAAGALGYLPGRAVGFGADLPAGVYWQWRRWCTTRGSYLPDTGRSLPRPRWAESGIPVDLFAIADDDVVPPPAVWRLGEVFGGVPQRRTVLVPNRSGLQAIGHLGAFAPANASLWPGLIPQI; encoded by the coding sequence ATGCTGGACAGACACGCAGAACATACCGCCGGTATCCGGGAGCAGGAGCTGCGCTTTGCCTCCGGGGACGGGGAGCTGGCCGGGCGGCTGTACCAGCCGGCCGGGACGGCAAAGGCGGCGGTGGTGCTGAACGGCGCAACCGGGGTGCCGCAGCGCTTTTACCGGCATTTCGCGCGCTGGCTGGCGGCAGAGCGGCAGATCGCCTGCCTGACCTATGACTACCGGGATTTCGGAGACTCGGCGCAGGGCCATCCGCGCCGCTCCAAGGTTACAATGGCCGAGTGGGCGCTGGTGGATCAGCCGGCCGCCCGGGCCGAGATGCGGCGGCACTGCGCGGGCGTGCCGTTGTGGGTGATCGGCCATTCGCTGGGGGCGATGCTGATGCCCCTGCAGGATGGTCTTGAGGACGTCGCCCGCATGATCGTGGTTGCGGGCGGCTTGGTGCATCACCACGATCATCCCTGGCCCTACCGAGCGCTGGCGCTGGCTTTCTGGTTCGGCCATGTGCCGCTGGCGGCCGGTGCCCTGGGCTATCTGCCCGGGCGCGCGGTGGGGTTCGGGGCCGATTTGCCCGCCGGGGTCTACTGGCAATGGCGGCGCTGGTGCACCACCCGGGGCAGCTACCTGCCGGACACCGGCCGCAGCCTGCCGCGCCCCCGCTGGGCCGAAAGCGGCATTCCGGTGGATCTGTTTGCGATCGCGGATGATGACGTTGTGCCGCCACCTGCCGTGTGGCGCCTGGGCGAGGTTTTCGGCGGGGTGCCGCAGCGGCGTACGGTGCTGGTGCCGAACCGGTCGGGCCTGCAGGCGATTGGCCATCTCGGCGCCTTTGCCCCGGCCAATGCCAGCCTGTGGCCCGGTCTGATTCCGCAGATCTGA
- a CDS encoding TetR/AcrR family transcriptional regulator, which yields MTDVTTASPHQDSLPPTRDRLIRAAARLFRDKGYTGTGLAELLAAAAAPKGSLYHHFPNGKSDLALAAAAWASDQMLELIDAAFNPAPSFPEGAKTVCYKLAKLFDKQGRWSGCPVSATLFAGPENEAFHRHAAELFEGWIAATARHAERLGLPQDAARAAAENFYVLLQGGWQLARVRRDSDVIRGLHRQMHAPMQLQKND from the coding sequence ATGACTGACGTGACGACAGCCAGCCCGCATCAGGACAGCCTGCCTCCGACCCGGGACCGGCTGATCCGCGCCGCGGCCCGCCTGTTCCGCGACAAGGGCTATACCGGCACCGGCCTGGCAGAGCTGCTGGCCGCTGCCGCGGCGCCGAAGGGCTCGCTTTACCACCATTTCCCGAATGGCAAATCCGACCTCGCGCTGGCCGCGGCGGCTTGGGCCTCGGATCAGATGCTGGAGCTGATCGACGCCGCCTTCAACCCGGCCCCTAGCTTTCCCGAAGGCGCCAAGACGGTCTGCTACAAACTGGCCAAGCTGTTCGACAAGCAAGGCAGATGGAGCGGCTGCCCGGTCTCTGCCACCCTGTTCGCAGGACCCGAAAACGAGGCCTTTCACCGGCACGCCGCGGAGCTGTTCGAGGGCTGGATCGCGGCCACTGCCCGCCATGCCGAGCGCCTGGGCCTGCCGCAGGACGCGGCCCGCGCCGCCGCCGAAAACTTCTATGTCCTGCTGCAGGGCGGCTGGCAGCTGGCGCGGGTGCGGCGCGACTCGGATGTGATCCGGGGGCTGCACCGGCAGATGCACGCACCAATGCAGTTGCAGAAAAACGATTGA
- a CDS encoding protein-tyrosine phosphatase family protein, with amino-acid sequence MRTDETSKPAAQDGAAQAGLIIHALSAGGGILALCRLPGGAGDYRGDLIQIYQWKPGLVLSMTTAEEHDAAGVPRLGIDIQSMACRWLHLPVPDFQVPPPAVAAKWPAASQSARQALGGGGRVLVHCRGGCGRSGMAVLRLMIECGEDPAQALARLRTVRPCAVETDGQLQWACAAQ; translated from the coding sequence ATGCGAACTGACGAAACCTCGAAGCCTGCCGCGCAGGACGGCGCGGCGCAGGCTGGCCTGATCATCCATGCGCTGTCGGCCGGCGGCGGCATTCTGGCGCTGTGCCGGCTGCCCGGCGGGGCGGGCGATTACCGGGGCGACCTGATCCAGATCTATCAGTGGAAACCGGGGCTGGTGCTCTCGATGACCACGGCCGAGGAGCATGACGCCGCGGGGGTGCCGCGGCTGGGGATCGATATTCAAAGCATGGCCTGCCGCTGGCTGCATCTGCCGGTGCCGGATTTCCAGGTGCCGCCGCCCGCGGTGGCGGCGAAATGGCCCGCCGCCAGCCAGTCGGCACGGCAGGCGCTGGGCGGCGGCGGCCGGGTGCTGGTGCATTGCCGTGGCGGCTGCGGGCGGTCGGGCATGGCGGTGCTGCGGCTGATGATCGAATGCGGCGAGGATCCGGCGCAAGCGCTGGCGCGGCTGCGGACGGTGCGGCCCTGCGCAGTGGAGACTGACGGGCAATTGCAGTGGGCCTGTGCGGCGCAGTAG
- a CDS encoding DNA polymerase III subunit gamma/tau, which translates to MNDIPSGTPGGTGPSKYQVLARKYRPETFADLVGQDAMVRTLKNAFAADRIAQAFIMTGIRGTGKTTTARIIAKGMNCVGADGQGGPTTDPCGQCEHCVAIMEGRHVDVMEMDAASRTGVNDIREIIDSVQYRAASARYKIYIIDEVHMLSTSAFNALLKTLEEPPAHVKFIFATTEIRKVPVTVLSRCQRFDLRRIEPEVMIALLRRIATAEGAEIAEDALALITRAAEGSARDATSLLDQAISHGAGETTADQVRAMLGLADRGRVLDLMDMILRGDAAAALTELSGQYAEGADPLAVLRDLAEITHWVSVVKITPDAAEDPTVSPDERARGQAMAERLAMRVLTRMWQMLLKALEEVAAAPNAMMAAEMAVIRLTHVADLPSPEELIRKLQDTPPPPPGQGPGGGVPMQGMGAPALGSSGGGNAQGSYGGQGGPGGGAPVAHGGGGTVAALAPQVSSALARYPSFEHVVELIRTNRDVKLLVEVEGGVRLVSYQPGRIEFTPSAQAPKDLAARLGTALQNWTSARWVVSIAPDGDAPTIAEVRDAAENALREKAAAHPLVQAVLESFPKAKITRIRTAEELAAEVAAEALPEVEDEWDPFEDG; encoded by the coding sequence ATGAACGACATCCCCAGCGGCACACCCGGCGGCACCGGCCCCTCCAAATACCAGGTTCTGGCCCGCAAGTACCGGCCCGAGACCTTTGCCGATCTGGTCGGCCAGGACGCCATGGTGCGGACGCTGAAAAATGCCTTTGCCGCCGACCGCATCGCGCAGGCCTTCATCATGACCGGCATCCGCGGCACCGGCAAGACCACCACCGCGCGGATTATTGCCAAGGGCATGAACTGCGTCGGCGCCGATGGCCAGGGCGGCCCGACCACCGATCCTTGCGGCCAGTGCGAGCATTGCGTGGCGATCATGGAGGGCCGCCATGTCGACGTGATGGAAATGGACGCAGCCTCGCGCACCGGCGTGAACGACATCCGCGAGATCATCGACAGCGTGCAGTACCGCGCCGCCTCGGCCCGCTACAAGATCTACATCATCGACGAAGTCCACATGCTGTCGACCAGCGCCTTCAACGCGCTCTTGAAGACGCTGGAGGAGCCGCCCGCGCATGTGAAGTTCATCTTTGCCACCACCGAGATCCGCAAGGTGCCGGTGACGGTGCTGTCGCGCTGCCAGCGCTTCGATCTGCGCCGGATCGAGCCGGAGGTGATGATTGCCCTGCTGCGCAGGATCGCCACGGCGGAAGGCGCAGAGATTGCCGAAGACGCGCTGGCGCTGATCACCCGCGCTGCCGAAGGCTCCGCCCGCGATGCCACCTCGCTGCTGGATCAGGCGATTTCCCACGGTGCGGGCGAGACGACGGCGGATCAGGTCCGCGCCATGCTGGGCCTCGCGGACCGCGGCCGGGTACTGGACCTGATGGACATGATCCTGCGCGGCGATGCGGCGGCGGCGCTGACCGAACTATCCGGCCAGTATGCCGAGGGCGCCGACCCGCTGGCGGTGCTGCGCGATCTGGCTGAAATCACCCATTGGGTCTCGGTGGTGAAGATCACCCCCGATGCCGCCGAGGACCCCACCGTCAGCCCCGACGAGCGCGCCCGCGGCCAGGCGATGGCCGAGCGGCTGGCGATGCGCGTCCTCACCCGGATGTGGCAGATGCTGCTGAAGGCGCTGGAGGAAGTGGCTGCCGCGCCGAACGCGATGATGGCGGCTGAGATGGCGGTGATCCGCCTCACCCATGTGGCCGATCTGCCCTCGCCCGAGGAACTGATCCGCAAGCTGCAGGACACCCCGCCGCCGCCCCCGGGCCAGGGCCCGGGCGGCGGCGTGCCGATGCAGGGCATGGGCGCTCCGGCCCTTGGGAGCTCAGGCGGCGGCAATGCCCAAGGCAGCTATGGCGGCCAGGGCGGGCCCGGCGGCGGCGCGCCCGTGGCGCATGGCGGTGGCGGCACCGTGGCGGCTCTGGCGCCGCAAGTCAGCTCCGCGCTGGCCCGCTACCCGAGTTTCGAACATGTGGTCGAGCTGATCCGCACCAACCGCGACGTGAAACTGCTGGTCGAGGTCGAGGGCGGCGTGCGCCTGGTCTCCTACCAGCCCGGGCGGATCGAATTCACCCCCTCCGCCCAGGCTCCCAAGGATCTCGCCGCGCGGCTTGGCACGGCGCTGCAGAACTGGACCAGTGCGCGCTGGGTGGTCTCCATCGCCCCCGACGGCGACGCCCCCACCATTGCCGAGGTCCGCGACGCCGCCGAAAACGCCCTGCGCGAGAAAGCCGCCGCCCATCCGCTGGTGCAGGCGGTGCTGGAGAGCTTTCCCAAGGCGAAGATCACCCGCATCCGCACCGCCGAGGAACTGGCCGCCGAAGTCGCCGCCGAGGCCCTGCCCGAGGTCGAGGATGAATGGGATCCGTTCGAGGACGGCTGA